The Mucilaginibacter yixingensis genome window below encodes:
- a CDS encoding twin-arginine translocase TatA/TatE family subunit, whose amino-acid sequence MLAFLNIGTPELILILFVALMLFGGEKLPGLARTLGKGIRDFKDASEGVKREINNQIYNFEEKTPEPAKTETPAEPATPPVAETPATETKEEKPAPKPIVVDTTPVEGTMQYGGYSHPAAEEKPRETDIDKLANEANSIHPNK is encoded by the coding sequence ATGTTAGCATTTCTGAACATCGGCACGCCGGAGTTGATTTTGATATTGTTTGTTGCCCTGATGCTTTTCGGAGGTGAAAAATTACCAGGACTTGCCCGCACACTAGGTAAAGGCATTCGTGATTTTAAAGATGCCTCTGAAGGCGTAAAGCGCGAGATCAATAATCAGATCTATAACTTCGAAGAAAAAACGCCAGAGCCGGCAAAAACTGAAACACCAGCAGAACCGGCAACTCCTCCTGTAGCTGAAACACCGGCAACAGAAACCAAAGAAGAAAAACCGGCTCCAAAGCCAATTGTTGTTGATACCACACCGGTTGAAGGCACAATGCAATATGGTGGTTACAGCCACCCTGCTGCAGAAGAAAAGCCAAGAGAAACCGACATTGACAAACTGGCTAACGAAGCGAATTCAATACACCCGAATAAATAA
- the tatA gene encoding twin-arginine translocase TatA/TatE family subunit translates to MGLGAPEIILIIIAILLLFGGKKIPELMKGLGKGVKEFKDAQNGEHSSTSDKE, encoded by the coding sequence ATGGGATTAGGCGCACCAGAGATCATTCTGATCATCATCGCAATTTTATTACTGTTTGGCGGTAAAAAAATTCCTGAATTAATGAAAGGCCTAGGTAAAGGCGTTAAAGAATTCAAGGATGCTCAGAACGGCGAGCACTCTTCAACTTCTGACAAGGAGTAA
- the gatA gene encoding Asp-tRNA(Asn)/Glu-tRNA(Gln) amidotransferase subunit GatA produces the protein MLKNYTSLVDITAELQSGKRTVEGMVNAFLQRIEQYAHLNAFNEVFADEAVVRAKEVDARIKDGTAGKLAGMVIAIKDNICYKGHGVTASSKILDGFVSIYSSTIVERLLAQDAVIIGRCNCDEFAMGGSNENSYFGPVKNFADETRVAGGSSGGSAVAVQAGLCHAAIGTDTGGSVRQPAAFCGAVGLKPTYGRISRHGIIAYGSSLDQVGPITRSVSDAALLLEVMAGPDDFDSTALQQPLEQLNLKADGSPKRIAYIKEALESDGTDAEVKAMLRNTIEKLNAEGHTVEPVTFEYIDYLVPTYYILATAEASSNLARYDGVHYGYRSPDATDLTSTYKLSRSEGFGKEVKRRIMLGTFVLSAGYYDAYYAKAQKVRRLIQQRTVEILQQYDFIMLPTAPEPAFKLGIEEKDPVVSYLHDIFTVQASLAGVPAISLPAGNNTQGLPLAIQLLANHCGEAQLLNFSDYLLNLISN, from the coding sequence ATGCTGAAAAACTATACTTCTTTGGTAGACATCACTGCTGAACTGCAAAGCGGAAAACGCACTGTGGAAGGCATGGTTAACGCCTTTTTGCAGCGCATTGAGCAATATGCCCATCTTAACGCCTTTAATGAGGTTTTTGCTGATGAAGCCGTTGTACGCGCCAAAGAAGTTGATGCCCGGATTAAAGATGGCACCGCCGGCAAACTGGCCGGTATGGTGATTGCCATTAAAGATAATATTTGCTACAAAGGACACGGTGTTACCGCGTCGTCAAAAATACTGGATGGATTTGTATCCATCTACTCTTCCACCATTGTAGAGCGTTTGCTGGCGCAGGACGCCGTAATTATCGGTCGCTGCAATTGCGATGAGTTTGCCATGGGCGGCTCAAACGAAAACTCCTACTTCGGTCCTGTAAAAAACTTTGCCGATGAAACCCGTGTTGCGGGTGGCTCATCGGGCGGCTCGGCCGTGGCTGTGCAGGCTGGCTTGTGTCATGCCGCTATCGGTACAGATACCGGCGGTTCGGTGCGTCAACCGGCTGCGTTTTGCGGCGCAGTTGGTTTAAAACCAACTTACGGTCGTATTTCCCGCCACGGTATTATTGCATATGGTTCTTCACTGGATCAGGTGGGACCAATCACCCGCTCTGTTAGCGACGCAGCCCTTTTACTAGAAGTAATGGCCGGACCGGATGATTTTGACAGCACCGCGCTGCAACAACCATTAGAACAGCTCAATCTGAAAGCTGATGGCTCGCCAAAACGCATTGCCTATATTAAAGAAGCCTTAGAGAGCGACGGTACCGATGCCGAGGTGAAAGCCATGCTGCGCAACACCATCGAAAAGTTGAACGCCGAGGGCCACACCGTGGAGCCGGTTACTTTTGAATATATTGATTACCTGGTACCTACCTATTATATCCTGGCTACCGCAGAGGCATCAAGCAACCTGGCCCGCTATGATGGCGTGCACTACGGTTACCGCAGCCCGGACGCTACCGACTTGACCAGCACCTACAAGCTTTCACGTTCTGAAGGTTTTGGTAAAGAGGTAAAACGCCGCATTATGCTGGGCACCTTTGTATTAAGCGCCGGCTATTATGATGCTTATTACGCTAAGGCCCAAAAAGTTCGCCGGTTGATTCAGCAGCGTACAGTGGAGATACTGCAGCAGTATGATTTTATTATGTTGCCTACGGCTCCTGAGCCCGCATTTAAACTGGGGATTGAAGAAAAAGATCCTGTGGTAAGCTACCTTCATGATATTTTTACCGTACAGGCATCACTGGCCGGAGTACCTGCAATTTCTTTACCGGCAGGCAATAACACCCAGGGTTTACCGTTAGCTATACAGCTGCTCGCCAATCACTGCGGCGAGGCGCAACTGTTAAATTTCTCCGATTATCTTTTGAATTTAATTTCAAATTAA
- a CDS encoding lytic transglycosylase domain-containing protein, whose amino-acid sequence MKRLFTFVICLALSQLTKANPLTHGLPADSGANAAARRDTSLVPVVEPVRVTSFNTPLFQRRLDSVQKEVPLNYNEIVQSYIDIYTSSGRRGEIGKIIGLSKYYFPIYEKAFREAGIPEEIKFLSIVESALNPNAVSRVGATGPWQFMAATGKVFGLSIDDYVDDRRDPIKASYAAAAYLKDAYQEFGDWLLAIASYNCGKSSVERAIDRSGGATDFWSIRPYLPTETRGYVPAYIAMAYVMNYFNRHNIAPQPSGMCNKADTIVVDHMVSLSNISHLLQIDDRSLFVLNPSYTRGIINGTARSPRRMVLPEVAPDKYAALYDALNGDLGKVPTVQHISYVAPAKEKEESTETPTFHKVRRGETLARIADRYGIELQDLKAWNHIRTRTVPTGTRLRLTEPAGSREEVASAKIASKSLTYTVRQGDTLSGVAEKFEANIERIREVNNLKNDELQPGMTLKITKS is encoded by the coding sequence ATGAAAAGACTATTTACGTTTGTAATTTGCCTTGCATTATCACAACTCACCAAAGCTAACCCGCTAACTCACGGCCTTCCGGCCGACTCAGGCGCTAACGCCGCCGCCAGACGCGACACCTCGCTGGTACCGGTAGTTGAACCTGTTAGGGTTACTTCGTTTAACACCCCACTTTTTCAGCGCAGGCTGGATTCGGTGCAGAAAGAAGTTCCGCTGAACTATAACGAAATTGTACAAAGCTACATTGATATTTATACCTCATCTGGCCGCCGTGGCGAGATAGGCAAGATCATTGGCTTGTCTAAATATTACTTCCCTATTTACGAGAAGGCTTTCCGCGAGGCGGGCATTCCGGAAGAGATCAAATTCCTCTCCATAGTTGAATCGGCCTTGAACCCTAACGCGGTTTCGCGCGTGGGCGCTACTGGCCCGTGGCAGTTTATGGCTGCTACAGGCAAAGTATTCGGTCTAAGTATTGACGATTACGTTGATGACCGCCGCGACCCGATCAAGGCCAGCTACGCAGCGGCAGCTTACCTGAAAGACGCCTATCAAGAGTTTGGCGACTGGCTTTTAGCCATTGCCAGCTACAACTGCGGCAAAAGCAGCGTAGAGCGTGCTATCGATCGCTCTGGTGGTGCAACCGATTTCTGGTCTATCCGCCCTTACCTGCCTACCGAAACCCGTGGTTATGTACCTGCTTACATAGCCATGGCCTACGTAATGAATTATTTTAATCGCCATAACATCGCACCGCAACCATCGGGCATGTGCAACAAGGCAGATACCATTGTGGTTGATCACATGGTGTCACTCAGCAACATTTCACACCTGTTGCAGATTGATGACCGAAGCCTGTTTGTACTCAACCCTTCATACACCCGTGGCATTATTAACGGCACCGCCAGATCGCCACGCCGCATGGTTTTGCCAGAAGTAGCGCCTGATAAATATGCCGCCCTGTATGATGCATTAAATGGCGACCTTGGCAAAGTGCCAACGGTACAGCACATCAGCTATGTTGCACCAGCTAAAGAGAAAGAAGAAAGCACCGAGACACCAACCTTCCACAAAGTGCGCCGCGGTGAAACCCTGGCCCGCATTGCAGACCGTTACGGTATTGAGCTGCAAGACCTCAAAGCCTGGAACCACATCCGCACCCGAACGGTACCTACCGGCACCCGTCTGCGTTTAACCGAACCGGCCGGCAGTCGTGAAGAAGTAGCTTCGGCAAAAATCGCCTCCAAATCGCTTACTTACACTGTACGCCAGGGCGATACTTTATCTGGTGTTGCCGAGAAGTTTGAGGCTAACATTGAGCGTATCAGAGAAGTTAATAATCTCAAGAACGATGAGCTGCAACCAGGCATGACCTTGAAGATTACTAAAAGCTAA
- a CDS encoding DUF1801 domain-containing protein, with translation MTPAEYIATQPEDRQEILTALHEVILKHDASVSPIVEPMMGADMIIYKEDGKVMKYALASGKKHLSLHCLPMYMNAPVHSKYSALLPRAKFQKGCINFTSADELQPAIAAQLIDDCAQINITAILEARKKKR, from the coding sequence ATGACACCTGCTGAATACATTGCCACCCAACCCGAAGATCGCCAGGAGATCCTTACCGCGCTCCATGAGGTGATTCTAAAACATGACGCTTCCGTTAGCCCCATTGTAGAACCGATGATGGGTGCCGATATGATTATTTACAAAGAGGACGGCAAAGTGATGAAATATGCACTGGCCAGCGGTAAAAAGCATTTATCGTTACACTGCTTGCCTATGTATATGAACGCGCCTGTGCATTCAAAGTATAGCGCATTACTACCCAGGGCCAAATTTCAAAAAGGGTGCATCAATTTTACCAGCGCCGATGAGCTGCAACCAGCTATTGCCGCTCAACTGATTGATGATTGTGCGCAGATTAATATAACAGCCATATTGGAAGCGCGGAAGAAAAAACGATAA